Within the Pseudomonas chlororaphis subsp. aurantiaca genome, the region CGGCAATCGCGGGCAGGGCAGCCTCAACCCGCTGCGCATCGTCCTGGCGGGGGCGGCGATCACCGCGTTGTTCTCCGCCTTCAGCCAGGCGTTGCTGGTGGTCAACGAGGAGGGGCTGGACACCGTGCTGTTCTGGCTCGCCGGGTCGCTGTCCGAGCGTGACCTGGCGCTGGCCGCGCCGCTGCTGGTGGGTGTCTTGCTGACCTTGCCGGGGGCGTTGCTGCTGGCCGGGCAGGTCAATGTACTCAACGCCGGCGAAGCCATTGCCATCGGCCTCGGGCAGCGTACCGGCTTGATCCGCTGGCTGATGAGCGTGCTGATCATCTGCTTGGCCGGCAGTGCGGTGGCGCTGGCGGGCAGCATCGGTTTCATCGGCCTGCTGGTGCCGCACATGGTGCGCAAGGGCCTGTCCATCGACCACCGCTGGTTGCTGCCGGGTTGCGCGGTGCTGGGGGCGATCCTCCTGCTGCTGGCCGACACCCTGGGGCGCCTGGTGATCCTGCCGCAGGAGGTGCCGGTGGGGGTGATGACCGCGTTGTTCGGCGCACCGTTCTTTATTTTCCTGGCGCGCCGTGGAGGTCGTTATGAGTAAGACCCTGACCCTGCGCACCGCCGGTTTCTCCCGGCGCATCGACCTGGCGACCCTGTGGCGGCTGTTGCTGGCGCTGCTGGCAACGGCGCTGGTGATGCTCGGCGCCTTGTCCCTGGGCAAGCTCAACCTGTCGCCGCTGACCGTGCTGGAGCTGTTGTGGCGCGGCGGCGACGAGCGCCTGCTGTTCATCGTCGAGCAACTGCGCCTGCCGCGCCTGCTGCTGGCGGCCCTGGTCGGTGCGGCGCTGGCGGTGTCCGGCCTGATTTTGCAGAGCATCATCCGCAACCCGCTGGCGTCCCCCGATCTGCTGGGCATCACCAGCGGCGCCAGTGCCGCGGCGGTGCTGTACCTGTCGTTCTTTTCCCTGCTGCTGGGGCCGCAGTTTTTGCCATTGGCGGCGATGCTCGGTGCCGGGCTGGCGGCCCTGGCGATTTACCTGCTGGCCTGGAAGCAAGGCACCTCGCCGCTGCGCCTGGTGCTGATCGGCGTCGGCGTGTCGGCGCTGCTGGCGGCGGTGACCACCTTTGTCCTGGTGTTCAGTCCGCTGACCACCACCTTGTCGGCCTATGTCTGGCTCACCGGCAGCGTCTACGGCGCCAGTTGGCCGGAGCCGCGGGCCCTGGCCGGCTGGTTGCTGGCGATCCTGCCGTTGCTGGTGTGGCTGGCGCGCCAGGTGCGGGTGCAACAACTGGACGATGCCTTGGCCCAGGGCATCGGTGTGCGGGTACAGTGGCTGCGCGCCGGCCTGTTGCTGGTGAGCGTGGCCCTGGCCGGGGCGGCGGTGGCCTGGGGTGGGGCGATCGCCTTTGTCGGGCTGATCGCGCCACATATCGCCAAGCGCCTGGTGGCCCCGGGTTTCGCCGGGCAGGCGGTGATGGCGGCGCTGGTCGGCGCCAACCTGGTGATGCTCGCCGACCTGATCGGGCGCACCCTGTTCCTGCCCCTGGATCTGCCGGCGGGGATCTTTGTCGCGGTGCTGGGCACGCCGTTCTTTCTTTATCTTTTGATCAACCAGCGGCACTAAGGAATTCCCGATGTCCTCGATGGCAACCCAGCAACTGACCCTGGGCTATCAGCGCCAGGTGATTATCGACGGGCTGGACCTGCAACTGCCGGCGCGCCAGGTGTCGGTGCTGATCGGCAGCAACGGCTGCGGCAAGAGCACCCTGCTCAAATCCCTGGCGCGGCTGCTCAAGCCGCAGCAGGGCTCGGTGATCCTCAATGGCGAGGATATCCAGCGCAAATCCACCGCGGCGGTGGCACGGGAGCTGGCGATCCTGCCGCAGATGCCCAGCGCCCCCGAAGGCATCACCGTGCGCCAGCTGGTGGCCCTGGGGCGTTATCCCTACCAGAACTGGATGCAGCAATGGTCGGCCCAGGATGAAGCCATGGTCGAGCGCGCCCTGTTGCAGACCGGCGTGCAGGCCCTGGCGGAGCGGCCGGTGGACGCCTTGTCCGGCGGCCAGCGCCAGCGGGTGTGGATTGCCATGACCCTGGCCCAGGACACCGAGATCGTGCTGCTCGACGAGCCCACCACCTTTCTCGACCTGGCGCACCAGATCGAGGTGCTGGACCTGTTGCGCGAGCTCAATCGCCAGGAAAACAAGACCATCGTCATGGTCCTGCACGACCTCAACCTGGCCTGCCGCTACGCCGACCATATGGTGGCGGTGCACCAGCGCACCGCGTTCGCCCAGGGCCGGCCCGCGGAGATCCTGACCGAGGAACTGGTCAAGCAGGTGTTCGACCTCAATTGCCGGATCATCCCCGATCCGTTTTTCGGCACGCCGCTGTGCATTCCCTTTGGCCGGGAATTGCCGCAATGAGCCTGCAAGCCGCCTTCAACGGGCAAGACTGGAGCGTGCTATCCGGGCCGCTGCGCCTGAAACCCATGGCGCAATGTGACCGGCAGCGCTCCCTCAGTGCCCGGGCCTTGCTTGACGATGAGACCTGTATCGCGCTGCTCGACCAGCTGGGGCCAGTGATAGGTTCGCCGACCCGGGCGATCACCGCCTCGCTGCTGGCCAAGCGTTTTTCCTTCCTCGCTACCGGCGCCTGCCTGTACGCCATGTCGGTGTGCGACCAGGGCCTGCTGCTGTCACTGGACGATTGTGTGATTGAGTACGGTCACGATGACGGCCTCTGGACTTCGTCGATGCCGCTGCCGGACCGGGCTCCCCAGGCGTATGCCGCGGGCGAACGCGAAGCCTGGCGCGCGTCCATTGTCGAGTCGTTGTTCGCCGGAGTGCTGGCGCCGCTGTGGCAGACCTTCAACCGGGTCAGCGGCATTTCCCGGCGCATCCTCTGGGAAAACACTGCGGTGCGGGTCTATTCGCTGTACGAAAAACGCATGAGCAAGGTCGAGGACCCGCTGATCCGTCTGCGCCACGCAGCCGACTTCGACTGGCTGCTGCAAGAGGCCGCGCCGCAGCTGTTCGGCCTGGACTACAACCCGCTGCGGCACTTTCGCCGCCCGCCGACGCAGTTGGAGGAGGGCAAGAGCATCCGCTTTCGCCGCACCTGCTGCTTCTATTACGAGGCCACCGAGCCCGCCGAGTACTGCTCCACATGCCCGCTGCTGCGCCCGAGGAAATGCCGATGATCGCTCCGCGCCAACAATCCACCAGCGCTGCCTTGCTCGAGCATTACCGCGGCATCGCGCCTTCGACCCTCGGCCACTTTGGCGACGAGGGTTACCTGCGCGGTATCCGCCCGCTGTTCGACGGCCTGCGCATGCTTGGCAATGTGGTGACGGTCAAGGTCTTCGCCCCGGATGGCGCCATCCTGCGCGACGCGCTGCTGCTCAGCGAACCAGGGGACGTGCTGGTGATCCAGTGCGTGGGCGACCAGGAATGCGCCTGCTGGGGTGAACTGCGGACCCTGGCCGGGTTGATCAAGGGCCTTTCCGGGGTGGTGGTGGAGGGCGCGGTCACCGATGTCGCCGCCTTGCGCGAGCATCGCCTGCCGGTGTTCAGCCGTGGCGTCAGTGCCTACACCACCCGCGGCATCGGCCAGCAAGGGGAGGTCAACCTGCCCATCGAGGTGGCCGGGGCGCGGGTCAACCCGGGGGATATCGCCATCGGCGACGACGACGGGGTGTTCATTCTCGACGGGCAACGGGCCGAGGCGCTGTTGCCGGAGCTGCTGGCCAAGGAAGAGCTGGACCGCGAGCGGCGCGCGGCATTCTTGCAGCGCCTGGCTTCCAGCCGCTGACGCGTCGGCGAACCGGTCGGGTATGCACTTTTATAAGGCTCGCTGCTCTGGCCTTGCACCAGGCTAAGGCGATTCCTGGCCCAGGGTAGGCTATCCGGAAGCCTTGCAGAATGACCGCGCAAGCCCGCCAGTACGGCGTTTCAAGGCATGCGGCGCAGCCTGGCACAAAGGCTGCAGGACAGCCGATAACGCCCCACCGCGCATGTCGCGGGCGGGCCGCCCCGTCGGTCAACGCGGATCGATCGGCCAACAGGCCATGGGCACTCGGTGAATCAGGCACAGCAGCCCGATCGCACACCGCAAATAACAGGCAAAGGCGCCTGGAACCGTGAGGTTTCAGGCGTTTTTTTTTGCTTTAAAAAAACCGTGATTGGCTTGGGTCGGGTGCTATTTATGAATGCCATTGTTGCCCCTTTGAACACACACAAAACCCTGATCGTGATCGGCAACGGCATGGTCGGACATCATTGCGTCGAACAGCTGGTGGCGCGCGGCGCCCTCGAGCAGTACCGCCTGCACGTCTTCAGCGAAGAGCCGATGCGCGCCTACGACCGGGTGCACCTGTCCGAGTATTTCACCGGTCGCGACGCCGAATCCCTGGCCCTGGGCGATGCCGCGCTGTACCAGACCCCGGGCCTGACCCTGCACCTGGGCGTGGCGGTGCTGCGCATCGATCGCGCCAACCGCCAGGTGTTCACCTCCGCCGGCCCGCTGCACTACGACAAGCTGGTGCTGGCCACCGGTTCCTACCCCTTCGTGCCACCTATCGAGGGTGCCGAGGGCGACTCGCGCCTGGTCTATCGCACCCTGGAAGACCTCGACGGCATCCGCGCCGCGGCCGCCAATGCCCGGCGCGGCGTGGTGGTGGGCGGCGGGCTGCTCGGCCTGGAGGCGGCCAACGCCTTGAAGAGCCTGGGCCTGGAAGCCCATGTGGTGGAGTTCGCCCCGCGATTGATGCCGGTGCAGCTGGACGAGCAGGGCGGTCGCGCGCTGAAGGCGCGGATCGAAGCCCTGGGCGTCGGCGTGCATCTGGGCAAGGGCACCCAGTCGATCAGCGCCGGCGAGCAGTACCGCTACCGGATGAACTTCGCCGGCGACGACTTCCTGGAAACCGACCTGATCGTGTTCTCCGCCGGTATTCGCGCCCAGGATGCCCTGGCCCGCGACTGCGCCCTGGAGATCGGCCCGCGCGGCGGCGTGGTGGTGGACAACCAGTGCCTGAGTGGCGACCCGCATATCTACGCGATCGGCGAGTGCGCCAGCTGGAACGGCGGCATCTTCGGCCTGGTGGCCCCGGGTTACCAGATGGCCCGCAACGTCGCAGCGCAGCTGTGCGGCGAGCCTGGCGAACCCTTCATGGGCGCGGACATGTCGACCAAGCTCAAGCTGCTGGGGGTCGATGTCGGTTCCATCGGCGACGCCCAGGGCCTGACTCCGGGCGCGCGCAGCTACCAGTTCATCGACGAAGCCACGGCCAGCTACCGGCGCCTGGTGGTGGATGCCAGCGGCAAGCAGGTGCTCGGCGCGGTGCTGGTGGGCGACAACAGCTACTACGACACCTTGCTGCAATACATGCAGAACGGCATCGCCTTGCCCGCCGAACCGGCCGGCCTGATCCTGCCGTCCAGCGCCGGCGCGCCGACCCTCGGCCCGGGCGCCTTGCCCGAGTCGGCCACGGTCTGTTCCTGCCATAACGTCACCAAGGGCGCGATCTGCTCGGCCATCGACGGCGGCTGTTCCGAGCTCGGCCAGCTCAAGGCCCGGACCAAGGCCTGCACCGGTTGCGGCGGCTGCTCCGGCCTGCTCAAGCAGGTGTTCGAGCACGAACTGATCGCCCGTGGCGTCAGCGTCGACAAGAGCTTGTGCGAACACTTCGCCTACACCCGCCAGGAGCTGTACGCGCTGGTGCGGGTCGAGGGCATCCTCAGTTTCGACGAGATGCTCGCCAAGCATGGCCGTGGCCACGTCGGTTGCGATATCTGCAAGCCGGCAATCGGCTCGATCCTCGCTTCGTGCTGGAACCAGCCGATCATGGACCGCTCCCTGGTGCCGCTGCAGGACACCAACGACACCTTCATGGCCAACATGCAGAAGAACGGCACTTACTCGGTGGTGCCGCGGATCGCCGGTGGCGAGATCACCGCCGACAAGCTGATCGTGATCGGCCAGGTGGCGAAGAAATACGACCTCTACACCAAGATCACCGGCGGCCAGCGTATCGACCTGTTCGGCGCCCAGCTGCACCAGCTGCCGGACATCTGGGCCGAGCTGATCGCGGCCGGTTTCGAGACCGGGCATGCCTACGGCAAGTCGACCCGCACCGTGAAGTCCTGCGTGGGCAGTACCTGGTGCCGCTACGGCGTGCAGGACAGCGTGCGCATGGCCCTGGAGATCGAGGACCGCTACAAGGGCCTGCGTTCGCCGCACAAGCTGAAGTTCGCGGTGTCCGGCTGCACCCGCGAATGCGCCGAGGCGCAGAGCAAGGACGTCGGCGTGATCGCCACCGAGAAGGGCTGGAACCTGTACGTCTGCGGCAACGGCGGCATGCGTCCGCGCCACGCCGAACTGTTCGCCACCGACCTCGACGACCAGACGCTGATCCGCTACATCGACCGCTTCCTGATGTTCTACATCCGCACCGCCGACCGCCTGCAACGTACCTCGGTGTGGCGCGAGAGCCTGGAGGGCGGCCTGGATTACCTCAAGGCGGTGGTGATCGACGACAGCCTGGGGCTGGGCGCCGAGCTGGAAGCGCAGATGCAGCTGGTGGTGGACCGCTATGAATGCGAATGGGCCAACGCCCTCAAGGACCCGGAAAAACTCAAGCGCTTCCGCACCTTCGTCAACGACCAGCGCCCGGACCCGGACATTCACTTTGTCCAGGAACGCGGCCAGCGCCGGCCGATCATGGCCGCCGAACTCAACCTGATCCCTGTCACCGAGGAGGTGCTCTGATGAGCCTGTCGACAAGCCTGCAACCTATCGAAAGTGGATTCGCCGAGCAGCCCGGCGTGCAGTGGCAGGCGGTGTGCAGCCGCCAGGACCTGGTCAGCCACAGCGGCGTGGTGGTCTGGCACGACGGTGCCCAGGTGGCGCTGATCTACCTGCCGGACGGCGCGCGGCAGACCCTCTACGCCATCGACAACCATGACCCGCAGTCCGGCGCCAACGTGATCGGCCGCGGCCTGGTGGGCTGCATCAAGGACGAGTTGGTGATCGCCTCGCCCTTGTACAAGCAGCACTTCCGCCTGGCCGACGGCACCTGCCTGGAATACCCGGAGCAACGCCTGCGGACATGGCCGGCGCGGCTGCGCGGCGACGTGGTGGAAATCGGCGTGTGATAAGCCGCACGCCTTAGCCAATCCAGATCCATGCCTGACTCCGCGCCACCCGGCGCGGGGCCGGAACCCCTGTTGCCCAAGTATCGGAGACGCCCATGAAAACCGCTGCTCAGTTGCTGAAGTTGAAGGCCGTGGAAAACCGCCAGGTGCACAGCATCGGCCCGGACCAGATGGTGCTCGAAGCACTGCAAATGATGGCGCAGAAAAATGTCGGTGCGCTTCCAGTGATGGAAGCCGGCCAGGTGGTCGGCGTCATCAGCGAACGCGACTATGCGCGCAAGGTGGTGCTGCAAGGCCGCTCATCGGTAGGCACTGCGGTCCGCGCCATCATGAGCGCCCCCGTGGTCACCGCCGACAGCCAGCACAGCATCGAACGCTGCATGGCCGTGATGACCGACAGCCACCTGCGCCACCTGCCGGTATTGGAAGGCGAGCAACTGATTGGCTTGCTGTCGATTGGCGATCTGGTGAAGGAAGCGATTGTCGAACAGGCGGATCTGATTCGGCAGTTGGAGCTCTATATTCGGGGGGATTGAGGGGAGGGGGCGGGTGAGTGAGATTGCCAGGTTGAGTGTCAATTCTCCATGAGTGCTTTTGCGAGACTAAGTCTTATAAACCCCAAGGCATCTTTGTAAATTTGATGCCAGGCTTCAGAGGGCTCACTCATTAATGGATGCCAGAAAAACCTGAACTCATGCCCTCCGTCATCCTCAGTATGATGAACCCAGGTATCAGGGAGGTCTTGTGCAACATGACACTCATGGAATGCCCACATCTGTCCGGTTATAGGCGAGCGCCACACCCCCAAATCTCGTACCACCTTGCCCTCAATCCCGGCTTCTTCGAACAGCTCTCGGGCAGCGGCCGTCTCGGTCGACTCTCCGGGTTCCACGCTACCCTTGACCAATTGCACACCTGCCAGCGGATGCTCAAACGCCAGGATTTCTAGGGTTTCACTGCTCCGTAGCACTACCGGACAGGCTTTATCTACTGTCATGCCATCTTCCTATTGGTTTGTAATTTTGCCTCCTGATCGGCTGGAAAACCTTCCCGGAAGGGATCATTTCGGGATAGGTGCGGCCAAGACATTTAGCCAGGTCATCGATCATTGCTGCGTTTGTATCGATACCAGCCTTGTCCATACAGAACTAAACGTTTGTAGTGGTCTAATGAAACCGGACACCCATTTAGGCGAGAATGCTCGCCAGATAGAGGTGTCTGATGACCAAGCAACGTCGTTCCTTTTCCGCTGAATTCAAACGCGAGGCTGCAGCTCTCGTGCTCGATCAAGGCTATAGCCATATCGAGGCCTGCCGCTCGCTCGGGGTGGTCGAGTCCGCGTTGCGTCGCTGGGTTAACCAACTCCAGCAGGAGCGCAGTGGTGTTACTCCGCAGACAAAAGCGCTGACGCCCGAGCAGCAGAAGATCCAGGAGTTGGAAGCCCGGATCGCTCGTCTTGAGCGGGAGAAATCCATTTTAAAAAAGGCTACCGCGCTCTTGATGTCGGAAGAGCACGAACGCACGCGCTGATTGATCAACTGAGCACCCAAGAGCCGGTTGATTGGCTTTGTGTCGTCTTTGATATCACTCGTTCGTGCTACTACGCCCACCGCCTCAGATGTCGAACTCCGGACGTTGAACGACTTCGGTTACGCAGTCGAGTCAATGAGTTGTTCACGCAAAGTCGGAGCGCCGCCGGCAGCCGCAGCATTGTGTCGATGATGCAGGAAGATGGCGAGCAAATCGGACGGTTCAAGGTGCGTGGTCTGATGCGGGAGCTGGCGTTAGTCAGCAAACAACCTGGATCACATGCTTACAAACAAGCGACGGTTGAGCGGCCGGATATTCCGAACATCTTGAATCGAGAGTTTGAAGTGCCGGCACCCAACCAAGTCTGGTGTGGCGATATCACCTACATCTGGGCCCAAGGGAAATGGCATTATCTGGCTGTCGTGCTGGATCTCTATGCGCGCCGAGTTGTGGGCTGGGCGCTGTCGAGCAAACCGGACGCGGACTTAGTGATCAAGGCTCTGGATATGGCTTACGAGCAGCGTGGCCGGCCTCAAGGACTGCTGTTTCACTCGGATCAGGGCTCGCAATACGGCAGTCGCCAGTTTCGCCAACGGCTCTGGCGTTACCGCATGCGCCAAAGCATGAGCCGTCGTGGAAACTGTTGGGATAATGCGCCGATGGAGCGTGTGTTTCGCAGTTTGAAAACTGAATGGATACCGACCGTGGGCTACATGACGGCTCAAGAGGCGCACCGAGACATCAGTCATTACCTGATGCATCGGTACAACTGGACTCGACCGCACCAGTTCAACGATGGGCTGGCCCCGGCTCAGGCCGAGAAAAAACTTAACGTCGTGTCCGGGATTAGTTGACCACTACAGTTGGGCTTGTTGTTTGACCTGAACACGACTCCTTCAACTTCCATGTTCATGTCGTATTTGAAATACCGTTCTAATGTTTTTTGCCGTGTCAGGAAGGTGGTAGGTATCCCAGCCGCCAGTCATTCCGAGTACCGGCATTTTGAAAGGTGCTTTTGACTCCAAAGGCTCTCCGTAATGGGACCTTACCCAAGCTTGGTTCATTCGGCGTTGGAGCTGGTACGGCAATTCATTCTCGTAAACTGAGTCGTCGTCGGAAGTCTTATGCAAGTAGATACAGAGAGAGTCAAAGTGCTGAGTACTTGAAAAGCCCAAATCTATTCCGGCTGCAGGCGACATGGACGCTGCCTCATCTCCCTCGAACATACCTTTTGGCGGCCCGCCTGGGAGGTACATTCCGGATGCGATCAACTCGGAATAGGTCCTCCCCATACTTTTAATCAGGTCATCGATCATTGTGGCGTTCATATTCGTGCCAGCTGTGCCCCGTAAAACTAAGCGTGGGATTTTTCGTTAAGTCTGAACACTATCCCTTCCACTTCCATGTCGACGGTGTACTTGAACAACACATTGATGTTTTTGGACATGCCTGGAAAACGATAGGTTTCCCACCCGCCTACCAGCCCACGCACAGGAATTTTGTATGGACCTTTTGATTCCAAGGGCTCGCCGTATTGGGATCTAACCCAGCTCTGGTTCATTTTTGTTTTGAGCTGATAGGGAAGCCCTCCTTTGTAGGTGGGCCTTCCGGGAAAGGTTTCCAGGAAAGTGATGAACAGATCTTCAAACCGCTGATTGCTGGCCCAGAATCCCAGCTCAATACCCGGTTCAGGCGACATAGATAAGGTGTCGCTGTCCTCGAAAATACCTGTTGGCGGACCGCCAGGAAGATACATTCCAGAGGCGATCAATTCGGGGTAAGTACGTCCGAGACTTTTAACAAAGTCATCAATCATTGCGGCGTTCATATCAGTACCAGTTTTGTTCCTGATGGAGGTTGTGCAGGTTTGTGCGTGCCATTTCGATCTGTTCTTCGGTAAAACCCTCTTCCAAAAGGTAAGGCTTGATGGCATCGAGATTAGTATCTACGGCTGTCCGTAGGTCAGCCGCATCCTTGGCCTGCTGGGTCTTGGTGTTTCTACCACCATACGTCTCACTGTACTTCTGATGCACCTTGTGAGGTATCGCGATACTTGGGGCTTTTCGTAGATGATCTTTGACTTCAGGTTGGGAGATGCCCGGGACGTTTTCATTCAAAAAAACCTCCAACGCCTTTTGCGACGGTATGTGATCAATATCCAGCCCATCCTTGGCACTTCTATTTGAAAGATCATTCGCCGGGCCGACTTCCAGTGGGTTGACCATCGGTTTGGCGAAGACCAGGTACAGCGAGCGGAGGCCGCTGTCTGCCGGGAAGGTGATGATGCAGTCTTCGACCTTGAACTCGTCGAGGGGCGCGCCCTGGAGTTGGCTGTCGCCGCCTTCGGCGATGGGGTGGACCATAAGGCGGGCCAGCTCGTCGGTCACGCCCGGGTAGGGTGTCGGGGCGGTGATTACCGGGCCGTTGTCCTGGCCCGACTGGGCGCTGGTGTGGATGCCGCGGATTTGCAGCGTGCCCTGGCTGTCGCGGCGGAGCTGTCGGTGACCAGCACCCAGTCACCGTTTCTGACGGCGGCAAGAATGTCCCGATCGCTGTTGATCGTGTAGTGCTCACGCAACAGCTCGTCCAGCCCCGCCAGGCTCGACCTGTTGCGTTGCAGGGCCATGCGCACCCGGGTTTCGGCGTCATGGGCACTTTGCGCATGCCGTGCCTCGGGGGCGGAGCTTTTTAGTAAACGCATGTCGGTAAACGCATCGGCGGCTTCGCTGTCTGGATCAGCCACCCATGCTAGGGGGCCGCCCTGGCGCGGCGCTCTAGGCCCTTTCTGAAACGCTTGAAAGAAAACTCGCTTGTGGGCCGGCGACAAAACCGGCAATCCGGAGCCGGCAATAAAGCCTGCCGTTCGTCACGGCGCGGTGAGCGGGATTCAACTTTTGCCCACAATGATTTTCACAGCCGTTGTAAGGGCCGCCCCAGGTCCGGAGGGGCTGTTATCCGCCGGAGGTTGAGCCAGATGAACGACGACGCCCTGGACGAAACGCTCGAGGAACGTCGCCAGCGCCGGGTGGCGCAGGCGCTGAGCTTGAACCCCGACGAAGTGGCGCGCTGGGTCGTGGCCATGGAGGAGGACGGCAGTGGCATGGGTTATGTCATCGAGTTTTCCGCCGCCACGCCGGTCGGGGTGCTGGCCAGGGTGCCGGGGCTGGGCAGCGATCGGCTGATCAATATCGGCCCAATCGACTAGCCGCCATGACCGCCATGCCAGCACTGACCGCCGAGCGTCTGCGGGCATTGCACAGCGAGGGTTTCGTGCTGCTGCCCGGAGTGCTCGACGGGTTGCAGATCCAGCTGCTGCGCCGCGCCATCGACGGCCTCAAGCCCCAGCATTGGGACTACAGCGGCTTGCTCGAGCACTACAAATGCGTGTTCAACCGCGACCCGCTGTGGCTGCCGTTTCTCGATCTGCCGGGGGTGATCGAGCTGGCCGAGGCGGCGCTGGGCGACGATTGCCATGTCATCGGCCAGACCGCCTGGCGCTGCCATCCGGGCTTTCAAGGGATGGGGTTGCACCTGGATTACCTGGCGATGCAGCTGCCGCGCAGCCTGCTCAGCGATCCGGCATTCGAGCTGCCGATGCAGATCTGCACCTGCCACCTGTACCTCGACGATATCGACCAGGACCTGTGCCCGACCCGCGTGGTGCCGGGCAGCCATCGGGCCGGGCGGCCGCCACGGGCCGGCGAGGAGCATTGGCATGGCCGAACGGCCCAGGCCGTGCTGTGCCAGGCCGGCGACGCGCTGATGTTTCGCAGCGAGCTGTGGCATGCCGGCAGCGAAAACAGCAGCGCCGAGCGCATCCGCTACCTGCTGCAGGTGCACTATGGCCGGCGCATGGTGGCGCAGAAGTTTTCGCCCTATCTGCACTGGTGTTTCAACCCCGAG harbors:
- a CDS encoding FecCD family ABC transporter permease — its product is MSRGLKLGLAFVVLLLCAGLSLAAGATWIGPSQLLQGLLQPDSLSAGQQLIFSSRLARTLMAVAVGASLAVAGALMQALTRNPLASPGLFGVNAGATFAIILCSSLFALSSMSQWLWCAFIGAALAGSLVWLIGNRGQGSLNPLRIVLAGAAITALFSAFSQALLVVNEEGLDTVLFWLAGSLSERDLALAAPLLVGVLLTLPGALLLAGQVNVLNAGEAIAIGLGQRTGLIRWLMSVLIICLAGSAVALAGSIGFIGLLVPHMVRKGLSIDHRWLLPGCAVLGAILLLLADTLGRLVILPQEVPVGVMTALFGAPFFIFLARRGGRYE
- a CDS encoding FecCD family ABC transporter permease — its product is MSKTLTLRTAGFSRRIDLATLWRLLLALLATALVMLGALSLGKLNLSPLTVLELLWRGGDERLLFIVEQLRLPRLLLAALVGAALAVSGLILQSIIRNPLASPDLLGITSGASAAAVLYLSFFSLLLGPQFLPLAAMLGAGLAALAIYLLAWKQGTSPLRLVLIGVGVSALLAAVTTFVLVFSPLTTTLSAYVWLTGSVYGASWPEPRALAGWLLAILPLLVWLARQVRVQQLDDALAQGIGVRVQWLRAGLLLVSVALAGAAVAWGGAIAFVGLIAPHIAKRLVAPGFAGQAVMAALVGANLVMLADLIGRTLFLPLDLPAGIFVAVLGTPFFLYLLINQRH
- a CDS encoding ABC transporter ATP-binding protein: MSSMATQQLTLGYQRQVIIDGLDLQLPARQVSVLIGSNGCGKSTLLKSLARLLKPQQGSVILNGEDIQRKSTAAVARELAILPQMPSAPEGITVRQLVALGRYPYQNWMQQWSAQDEAMVERALLQTGVQALAERPVDALSGGQRQRVWIAMTLAQDTEIVLLDEPTTFLDLAHQIEVLDLLRELNRQENKTIVMVLHDLNLACRYADHMVAVHQRTAFAQGRPAEILTEELVKQVFDLNCRIIPDPFFGTPLCIPFGRELPQ
- a CDS encoding IucA/IucC family C-terminal-domain containing protein codes for the protein MSLQAAFNGQDWSVLSGPLRLKPMAQCDRQRSLSARALLDDETCIALLDQLGPVIGSPTRAITASLLAKRFSFLATGACLYAMSVCDQGLLLSLDDCVIEYGHDDGLWTSSMPLPDRAPQAYAAGEREAWRASIVESLFAGVLAPLWQTFNRVSGISRRILWENTAVRVYSLYEKRMSKVEDPLIRLRHAADFDWLLQEAAPQLFGLDYNPLRHFRRPPTQLEEGKSIRFRRTCCFYYEATEPAEYCSTCPLLRPRKCR
- a CDS encoding RraA family protein — encoded protein: MIAPRQQSTSAALLEHYRGIAPSTLGHFGDEGYLRGIRPLFDGLRMLGNVVTVKVFAPDGAILRDALLLSEPGDVLVIQCVGDQECACWGELRTLAGLIKGLSGVVVEGAVTDVAALREHRLPVFSRGVSAYTTRGIGQQGEVNLPIEVAGARVNPGDIAIGDDDGVFILDGQRAEALLPELLAKEELDRERRAAFLQRLASSR
- the nirB gene encoding nitrite reductase large subunit NirB, whose translation is MNAIVAPLNTHKTLIVIGNGMVGHHCVEQLVARGALEQYRLHVFSEEPMRAYDRVHLSEYFTGRDAESLALGDAALYQTPGLTLHLGVAVLRIDRANRQVFTSAGPLHYDKLVLATGSYPFVPPIEGAEGDSRLVYRTLEDLDGIRAAAANARRGVVVGGGLLGLEAANALKSLGLEAHVVEFAPRLMPVQLDEQGGRALKARIEALGVGVHLGKGTQSISAGEQYRYRMNFAGDDFLETDLIVFSAGIRAQDALARDCALEIGPRGGVVVDNQCLSGDPHIYAIGECASWNGGIFGLVAPGYQMARNVAAQLCGEPGEPFMGADMSTKLKLLGVDVGSIGDAQGLTPGARSYQFIDEATASYRRLVVDASGKQVLGAVLVGDNSYYDTLLQYMQNGIALPAEPAGLILPSSAGAPTLGPGALPESATVCSCHNVTKGAICSAIDGGCSELGQLKARTKACTGCGGCSGLLKQVFEHELIARGVSVDKSLCEHFAYTRQELYALVRVEGILSFDEMLAKHGRGHVGCDICKPAIGSILASCWNQPIMDRSLVPLQDTNDTFMANMQKNGTYSVVPRIAGGEITADKLIVIGQVAKKYDLYTKITGGQRIDLFGAQLHQLPDIWAELIAAGFETGHAYGKSTRTVKSCVGSTWCRYGVQDSVRMALEIEDRYKGLRSPHKLKFAVSGCTRECAEAQSKDVGVIATEKGWNLYVCGNGGMRPRHAELFATDLDDQTLIRYIDRFLMFYIRTADRLQRTSVWRESLEGGLDYLKAVVIDDSLGLGAELEAQMQLVVDRYECEWANALKDPEKLKRFRTFVNDQRPDPDIHFVQERGQRRPIMAAELNLIPVTEEVL
- the nirD gene encoding nitrite reductase small subunit NirD; this encodes MSLSTSLQPIESGFAEQPGVQWQAVCSRQDLVSHSGVVVWHDGAQVALIYLPDGARQTLYAIDNHDPQSGANVIGRGLVGCIKDELVIASPLYKQHFRLADGTCLEYPEQRLRTWPARLRGDVVEIGV
- a CDS encoding CBS domain-containing protein, which encodes MKTAAQLLKLKAVENRQVHSIGPDQMVLEALQMMAQKNVGALPVMEAGQVVGVISERDYARKVVLQGRSSVGTAVRAIMSAPVVTADSQHSIERCMAVMTDSHLRHLPVLEGEQLIGLLSIGDLVKEAIVEQADLIRQLELYIRGD
- a CDS encoding NUDIX hydrolase — translated: MTVDKACPVVLRSSETLEILAFEHPLAGVQLVKGSVEPGESTETAAARELFEEAGIEGKVVRDLGVWRSPITGQMWAFHECHVAQDLPDTWVHHTEDDGGHEFRFFWHPLMSEPSEAWHQIYKDALGFIRLSLAKALMEN